In Lutra lutra chromosome 5, mLutLut1.2, whole genome shotgun sequence, a single genomic region encodes these proteins:
- the LOC125100881 gene encoding actin-related protein 2/3 complex subunit 1A-like, with the protein MSLHQFLLEPITCHAWNRDRTQIALSPNNHEVHIYKKKGSQWVKAHELKEHNGHITGIDWAPKSDRIVTCGADRNAYVWSQKDGVWKPTLVILRINRAATFVKWSPLENKFAVGSGARLISVCYFESENDWWVSKHIKKPIRSTVLSLDWHPNSVLLAAGSCDFKCRVFSAYIKEVDEKPASTPWGSKMPFGQLMSEFGGSGTGGWVHGVSFSASGSRLAWVSHDSTVSVADASKSVQVSTLKTEFLPLLSVSFVSENSVVAAGHDCCPMLFNYDDRGCLTFVSKLDIPKQSIQRNMSAMERFRNMDKRATTEDRNTALETLHQNSITQVSIYEVDKQDCRKFCTTGIDGAMTIWDFKTLESSIQGLRIM; encoded by the coding sequence ATGTCCCTACATCAGTTTTTACTAGAGCCAATCACCTGTCATGCCTGGAACAGGGATCGTACCCAGATTGCTCTTAGCCCCAACAATCATGAAGTCCACATCTATAAGAAGAAAGGGAGCCAGTGGGTGAAAGCTCATGAGCTCAAGGAGCACAACGGACACATTACAGGTATCGACTGGGCTCCCAAGAGTGACCGCATCGTCACTTGTGGGGCAGACCGCAATGCCTACGTCTGGAGTCAGAAAGATGGTGTCTGGAAGCCAACCCTGGTGATCCTGAGAATTAATCGTGCAGCGACTTTTGTCAAGTGGTCCCCGCTAGAGAACAAATTTGCTGTGGGAAGTGGAGCACGACTCATTTCTGTTTGTTACTTTGAGTCTGAAAATGACTGGTGGGTAAGCAAGCACATTAAAAAGCCCATTCGCTCCACGGTCCTCAGCTTGGATTGGCATCCCAACAGCGTCTTGCTGGCCGCAGGATCCTGCGATTTCAAATGCAGAGTGTTTTCTGCCTACATTAAAGAAGTGGATGAAAAGCCAGCCAGTACGCCCTGGGGCAGCAAGATGCCTTTTGGTCAGCTGATGTCAGAGTTTGGGGGCAGTGGCACCGGTGGCTGGGTGCATGGGGTCAGCTTCTCTGCCAGCGGGAGCCGCCTGGCCTGGGTCAGCCACGACAGCACCGTATCCGTTGCTGACGCCTCAAAAAGCGTGCAGGTCTCAACTCTGAAAACAGAGTTCCTGCCCCTCCTGAGTGTGTCATTTGTCTCAGAGAATAGCGTTGTAGCTGCGGGCCATGACTGCTGCCCAATGCTCTTTAACTACGATGACCGTGGCTGCTTGACCTTCGTCTCCAAACTAGACATTCCAAAACAGAGCATTCAGCGCAACATGTCTGCCATGGAACGCTTCCGCAACATGGACAAGAGGGCCACAACCGAGGACCGCAACACAGCCTTGGAGACGCTGCACCAGAATAGCATCACTCAAGTGTCTATTTATGAAGTGGACAAGCAAGATTGTCGCAAATTTTGCACTACTGGCATCGATGGAGCCATGACCATTTGGGATTTCAAGACCTTAGAGTCTTCCATCCAGGGCCTCCGGATAATGTGA